A genome region from Natronobeatus ordinarius includes the following:
- a CDS encoding MFS transporter: MTDSKPSGRSVVLAVVASTFFVGFGGGVIFPILPNLGEVLGISAFMVGLILAANRWTRLVANAPAGILVDRIGTRTPFVVGLAIEGVATFGYVVAMVSDAPELWFLLARILWGLGSALVFATAYTITADVSEADSRGTSMGIVRAGITFGFPAGLVLGGVTSEIYGNAAAFVLAAAFAGLASVIAYFVVPETHVEGHDASVSPWDLELTIPAITVGLVNFGLYFAYVGVLFSTLVLYLEVEGLTISTELLGYAVEFGEQGTSGMLMAVTVLAGAVFTISGGVLSDSVGARVPVLVAFLVTNCVGFVVLALAPSFAMVVAGCVLIGAGQGGVGGPLTALLADLTPEERMGRAMGTNNVLGDVGGGLGPMISLPLVYTIGFEIMYAVSAIIALLAGAILVVGVYTHTGQVSPTIGDSIQRAD; encoded by the coding sequence GTGACGGACTCGAAGCCGAGCGGCCGGAGCGTCGTCCTCGCCGTCGTCGCGAGTACGTTCTTCGTCGGCTTTGGTGGCGGCGTCATCTTTCCGATCCTGCCGAACCTGGGCGAGGTGCTCGGCATCTCTGCGTTCATGGTTGGCCTTATTCTGGCGGCCAACCGCTGGACGCGGCTCGTGGCGAACGCGCCCGCAGGAATCCTCGTCGACCGAATCGGCACCCGGACGCCGTTCGTCGTCGGGCTGGCGATCGAGGGCGTCGCGACGTTCGGGTACGTCGTCGCGATGGTCTCTGACGCGCCTGAGCTCTGGTTCCTCCTCGCGCGCATCCTGTGGGGGCTCGGCAGCGCCCTCGTCTTCGCGACGGCGTACACGATCACCGCCGACGTCAGCGAGGCCGACTCGAGGGGAACGAGCATGGGGATCGTTCGCGCGGGCATCACGTTCGGGTTCCCCGCGGGGCTCGTCCTCGGCGGCGTCACGAGCGAGATCTACGGAAACGCCGCCGCGTTCGTTCTGGCCGCCGCGTTCGCCGGCCTCGCGTCCGTCATCGCCTACTTCGTCGTCCCGGAGACGCACGTCGAGGGCCACGACGCCTCGGTGAGCCCGTGGGACCTCGAGTTGACGATTCCCGCGATCACCGTCGGGCTGGTCAACTTCGGGCTCTACTTCGCCTACGTTGGCGTGCTGTTCTCGACGCTCGTGCTCTACCTCGAGGTCGAGGGGCTGACGATCTCGACGGAGCTGCTGGGGTACGCCGTCGAGTTCGGCGAGCAGGGGACGTCGGGGATGTTGATGGCCGTCACCGTCCTCGCGGGGGCGGTATTTACGATCTCCGGCGGAGTTCTGAGTGACTCCGTCGGGGCACGCGTTCCGGTGCTCGTCGCCTTTCTCGTCACCAACTGCGTCGGCTTCGTGGTGCTCGCGCTCGCCCCGTCGTTCGCGATGGTGGTGGCCGGCTGCGTCCTGATCGGGGCCGGACAGGGCGGCGTCGGTGGCCCGCTCACCGCCTTGCTCGCCGATCTCACGCCCGAAGAACGGATGGGGCGGGCGATGGGGACGAACAACGTCCTCGGCGACGTCGGCGGTGGACTCGGACCGATGATCTCACTCCCGCTCGTCTACACGATCGGCTTCGAGATCATGTATGCCGTCAGCGCCATCATCGCCTTACTCGCAGGGGCGATCCTCGTGGTGGGCGTCTACACGCACACCGGACAGGTGAGCCCGACCATCGGAGATTCGATCCAGCGTGCCGATTGA
- a CDS encoding methionine adenosyltransferase, with translation MTERNIRVEPIDRRAVADQEVEIVERKGIGHPDSICDGIAESVAGALARAYIDRFGKVLHFNTDETQLVAGSAAPAFGGGEVVDPIYILIVGRATKQYEGEAFPAETIALRAAREYLDETIPELEFGTDVVVDVKLGEGSGDLQEVFGEDGATVPMANDTSFGVGHAPLSETEQIVRNAERRLNGEYADRHPELGPDVKIMGKREGDQIDVTVAAAMVDEHIADMDDYADAVNSVREYVLSVAEEYTDSELEVHVNTADDYEEGSIYLTVTGTSAENGDDGSVGRGNRANGLITPNRSMSMEATSGKNPVNHIGKIYNLLSTDIAEEVVAEVDGIRDLRVRLLSQIGRPIDQPHVADVHVVTEAGLSVADVEDDVRAIVDDRLANVTDITRRVIDGELTTF, from the coding sequence ATGACCGAGCGGAATATTCGGGTCGAACCGATCGACCGACGGGCGGTAGCCGATCAGGAGGTAGAGATCGTCGAGCGAAAGGGGATCGGCCACCCCGACTCGATCTGTGATGGAATCGCCGAGAGCGTCGCGGGAGCGCTCGCCCGGGCGTACATCGACCGATTCGGGAAGGTGCTTCACTTCAACACCGACGAGACGCAGCTGGTCGCTGGCTCTGCGGCGCCAGCGTTCGGCGGCGGCGAGGTCGTCGATCCGATCTACATCCTGATCGTCGGCCGCGCGACGAAACAGTACGAGGGTGAGGCGTTCCCCGCCGAGACGATCGCCCTTCGGGCTGCCCGTGAGTACCTCGACGAGACGATCCCGGAACTCGAGTTCGGAACGGACGTCGTCGTCGACGTGAAACTCGGCGAGGGAAGTGGCGACCTCCAGGAGGTGTTCGGCGAGGACGGCGCGACGGTGCCGATGGCTAACGACACGAGTTTCGGCGTCGGCCACGCGCCGCTTTCTGAGACCGAACAGATCGTCCGCAACGCCGAGCGGCGGCTCAACGGCGAGTACGCCGATCGCCATCCCGAGCTCGGCCCCGACGTGAAGATCATGGGTAAGCGTGAGGGCGATCAGATCGATGTCACCGTCGCCGCCGCGATGGTCGACGAACACATCGCGGACATGGACGACTACGCCGATGCCGTCAACTCCGTTCGCGAGTACGTGCTGTCGGTCGCTGAAGAGTACACCGACAGCGAGCTCGAGGTCCACGTCAACACGGCCGACGACTACGAGGAGGGGTCGATCTATCTCACCGTCACCGGCACCTCCGCGGAGAACGGCGACGACGGCTCCGTGGGCCGGGGCAACCGCGCGAACGGGCTCATCACGCCCAACCGCTCGATGTCGATGGAGGCGACGAGCGGGAAGAACCCGGTCAACCACATCGGCAAGATCTACAACCTGCTCTCGACGGACATCGCCGAGGAGGTCGTCGCCGAGGTCGACGGCATCCGCGACCTCCGCGTGCGCCTGCTCAGCCAGATCGGCCGCCCGATCGACCAGCCCCACGTCGCCGACGTCCACGTCGTCACTGAAGCGGGACTCTCGGTCGCCGACGTCGAGGACGACGTCCGGGCGATCGTCGACGACCGGCTGGCGAACGTGACCGACATCACCCGACGGGTCATCGACGGCGAGCTGACGACGTTCTGA
- a CDS encoding tRNA sulfurtransferase, which yields MHPPGADVVLVRHGDVSTKSPTVKRYMEGTLVENLEALLADRSVPGEVERQWNRPLIHTTEAAVADAAETAADAFGVVSASAALAVTPEKAAICEALAETARARYDGGSFAIDAHRAEKDHPFTSRDLAIEGGDVIRSAVAEEFEPEVDLDDPDLTFGVEVRETAAYIYLEKVPGPGGLPLGTQAPMVALISGGIDSPVAAYEIMKRGSPVVPVYVDLGDYGGPDHEARAMETVRTLSRYAPNVDMRAYRVPGGDTVALLAETIEQGRMLSLRRFFFQVAEHVAADVGAAGLVTGEALGQKSSQTAQNFAVTSRATTLPIHRPLLTWDKQEIVARAREIGTYSDSTIPAGCNRVAPDRAETNGRLEPLLEVEPDELAARAEEAAANATLVEP from the coding sequence ATGCATCCGCCGGGAGCCGACGTCGTCCTCGTCCGCCACGGGGACGTGAGTACCAAAAGTCCGACCGTCAAGCGGTACATGGAGGGGACCCTCGTCGAGAACCTCGAGGCCCTCCTCGCCGACCGCTCGGTCCCCGGCGAGGTCGAACGGCAATGGAACCGGCCGTTGATCCACACGACCGAAGCGGCCGTCGCGGACGCGGCAGAGACCGCAGCCGACGCGTTCGGCGTCGTCTCCGCGAGCGCGGCGCTCGCCGTCACGCCCGAGAAGGCGGCGATCTGCGAGGCGCTCGCGGAAACCGCCCGGGCGCGGTACGACGGCGGGAGCTTCGCGATCGACGCCCACCGAGCCGAAAAGGACCACCCCTTCACCAGCCGAGACCTCGCTATCGAGGGCGGCGACGTCATCCGATCGGCGGTCGCCGAGGAGTTCGAGCCCGAAGTCGACCTCGACGATCCCGACCTCACATTCGGCGTCGAAGTCCGCGAGACGGCCGCCTACATCTACCTCGAGAAGGTTCCCGGACCGGGCGGGCTGCCGCTCGGGACGCAGGCGCCGATGGTCGCGCTGATCAGCGGCGGGATCGACTCGCCCGTGGCCGCCTACGAGATCATGAAACGTGGCAGCCCCGTGGTTCCCGTCTACGTCGACCTCGGCGACTACGGCGGCCCGGACCACGAAGCGCGTGCGATGGAGACCGTCCGGACGCTCTCCCGGTACGCGCCGAACGTCGACATGCGGGCCTATCGAGTACCGGGCGGCGACACCGTTGCCCTGCTCGCCGAGACGATAGAGCAGGGGCGAATGCTCTCGCTCCGACGCTTTTTCTTCCAGGTTGCCGAACACGTCGCCGCTGACGTCGGCGCGGCCGGCCTCGTCACCGGTGAAGCGCTCGGCCAGAAGTCGAGCCAGACGGCGCAGAACTTCGCCGTCACGAGCCGTGCGACGACGCTCCCGATCCACCGGCCGCTGCTCACGTGGGACAAACAGGAGATCGTCGCCCGGGCGCGCGAGATCGGAACCTACTCCGACTCGACGATTCCCGCGGGCTGCAACCGGGTCGCCCCCGATCGCGCGGAGACGAACGGTCGCCTCGAGCCCCTCCTCGAGGTCGAACCCGACGAGCTAGCGGCGCGTGCCGAGGAGGCAGCGGCGAACGCGACGCTCGTCGAGCCCTGA